Within the Glycine soja cultivar W05 chromosome 3, ASM419377v2, whole genome shotgun sequence genome, the region TTTTCATGAATAAAATTGCACCATCGCTAACTACACAAAATTGAAGTTCCTTTCCCTGTAATAAATAGTTCAACactacatgtaaaaaaaatagtaatgaaaAACATACATTGTTTTCCCTGTATCAGTGATtggtaaataaaaatacaactgACAGTTCTGAAGATTAATCACGAAGCCAAGTCTTGACATTCTTCGTCATAGCAATGCCGAATGCCTTTATGTTTTGTTTGGTCCACTACTAATCCTTGACTGAGGTACGTAGTATCTTAACGTCATGGATGGGCCtgaataaatagaaaatgaaaaaaaatgcttgAATAATTTTCTCTGCAAGTTCATAAAGTAAGATCATAGAAAATCCTTTGCTTTAACTTAACATGTTGAACAAAGGATGTAGTTCATAAAATCCGCAATTGATGGAAGCCCCCATTATAACAAAATACATACTACATTAGAGACTCATTGGCCATAAAATTGCCACTAATCAAGTATTGACTATGCATGAGGACAAAGCTATTCCGAAAATAAAAATGGTCAATTCTATCATTCTCCAGGACATCTAGCAAAACACCTTAACCCAATATCAgcaggtttatgatcccaatgTCCCAACTCGTTTATCAATTTGGTGCTAACTGCTAACTTCAGACTGTCACCATTCGTCTATGAAATTGCTGGCAGGATTGTTGGTTTATGTATAGTACTCTTTTGGACTcatataagcaaaaataattaatttaatactaaTTAAGAAAGTTGGTCGACAccatttaattttactaatctcaaagtaaaaaataaaaaagttattcctaaaatatccttcattagaacttgttatcatgaataaaaaagagttattgaaaataaagttaaaattagattaaaaaaaagtgttttaagaataatatcattaaataggagtgaaattagttatatttacttatatttgagtccacaagacaatttttttgtttatatgagtCTCGACggagtatatattttaaatggcTTATCTTGAAAGATATTTGACATACCTGTCGTTGTTATCTGTTTGGACGCTGCCAAGTCTTTTGATAATTTCCATCCCCCTACACACTCTTCCAAATATTGTGTGTTTTCCTGGTTGAAACAGAAACGGGAATTGAGTATCATTGGACATTCCAGACATTTCATGATATGAATTGGAATAATTAACCATAAACTAAACAACCTAACTGAATCAGTTAACCATTCTGATGCCAAGGTTATGGCTAAAAATTTACTTGAGTTAACtctaataatgaataaaaatattaaccagTAGAACTTTAGGtttatatttatctaaaatGCAGAGATTATATTAATCACAAACAtcttttaaaagagaaaataagagtcCCTTACTTAATATGCCCTCTAATCAATTTAGTCAAGGAAACTAATTAACTAatgcaagagagaaaagaaaagatgcaGTTGGATGAGGAAATGAGCTAATTATATGCTTGCAGCTGTATCCTCCCAGAAAAGTATAAATACAAGAAACATAAACAAGAAGCTTTCTCGTATTGGCCAGCTATTTTGACATATCTTTGCATGAAAGTTCTTTTGATCAGCAAGTTACATAGCAGACACAACCAGGGGCCATGAGGTTTTATATAGATGTGCTAATTTCTAATACCCCATGCCTATCAGTATCATAACATTTACATAATATGGTTGTGATTATGGGAATCAATTTctcaaacaaaagtaaaaaaagaggACAGATACAATTTAGAATCcgattttcttttcatatctcTCCCATGAGAAAGAGATGATATATCATTACTCTGACTCTCTGAGTTTCCAAGTGTGTGACAGTTTGTGTACAATGTGGATGCAAGCAACGTTCACAAATTATCCTTTTAACAAATATTCATGCCagttcatgtttaattttcaatttactaagttgaaaaaaaaaggcttaTGATCTCTAAATGCTAAacagaaagaaggagaaaattaCCATCGAGAGAGGGGCATGGTGCCAGAGTAATAAAGAACTGACTACCATTGGTATTTGGGCCAGCATTTGCCATGGATAAGATTCCAGCTCCAGTGTGCTTCAACTCTCGTTTTATCTCATCTTCAAACTTTGCACTGTCATAAAATCATCATCATTCATCAATaatcaataacaataacaaaaatcaaaaggttAAGCAGTATACCCATATATGGATTCTCCTCCCCTTCCTGTTCCAGTGGGATCCCCACCTTGTACTATGAAGTCCTACCCAACAAACCACACAAACCCATGTAAGAATATACTACTATTATCCAAACACAGGGTTGACATCCttatagacatcatccaaaaaaTCAAACCTTGATGATCCTGTGGAATTTAACGTTGTCGTAGTAACCTCGGCGAGACAGTTCAATGAAGTTCCTACAAGTCCTCGGCGCATGCTTGTAGTACAGCTAAACCCAAAATTACATTATgtgtactttttaaaaaaaataaaataaataaaaaccctAGACTAGGAAAGTTAACAGAACTCGAAAATTCGAAAAAAGCAAGTACCTCAACGGTGAAAGAACCCATGGAAGTTTCCAGAGTAACCTCCGGAGCACCACCTTCTGCGCTTGCCCACATTTTGATTTTGCTCTCACACACACCAAACACTCCTAACTCTGTCTCTTGTAtcgtatatatgaaaaaaaaaatgtttaattgggCCGGGCCGAGTCGGACCTTCGCATGGGCTTGGAcgtataaaattgaaaatcctctacattaaattttttttttccgtctCATTTGAATTTTGGGAATGTAAACTATGCCGGAGATTTTAGACGGTGCAATTCGGCGAGCCGTTGTCATCGGAAACGGCTTCGCCGGCGCTGAGAATCAGTGCATTGGTTTGGTCCGTGCTCTCGGTTTCTCCAACCGCCACTCCTTATATGTAAGcatttcttctttattcttcgtttatttataaataaacaaatagctATTGAATTGAATCGAATGGAATGATTGGTTATAGCGCGTGACGAGGCCTCGAGGAGGAATCAATCGGTGGCTTAAATGGCTTCCGGTTTCTATCCACAAAAGGTTAGACTCCGTTATCAGAATGATCTGTGGCAAATCGCGTTTTCAAACGCCTCATAAAATCGGTATTTAACTAAATAACTTACGCTGCTTTCCCTTTCACGCTTTATAATTGTTGAGAATTGCAATGATGATGGTTCCGTTTAGGCATTTCTAACGTGTTGGATGCTGATGCTCACCACATTGCCACCATGGCCCGTGAAACGTTTCATAAGTACGTTTATCTTTTGTGATTGTTCTCGTCTCATTATTctatagagaaaagaaaaaaatgagtttgatGAAATGCAGAATCACTTTATCCGTAGGGATGGACCCTTGTTGGTGGTTGCATCTGGGCGAGACACCATTTCTGTTGCCAGCTCCATTAAACGGTTAGCTCCAGAAAATGTTTTTCTTGTTCAGGTTAagcttttcactttttttctttatgtgaATTCAAAACTTTATGTGATTGTGATGATTGACTGTTATTGAAGTACTTTCTACATAACATCTTAATAAGAACACTTTTTAACCTTTAGGTGCAATAGTTTCTCTTCGGATTTGGTCTTTAACCGTCTGGTAATTCATGTAGCCGGTCCCACTTATTGTGTGTTTTGGTTGCATGGTGAGCAACTCAAAATCACTGTGAAAAACAGGAAGCAACTCAATGTTGTTTTACTTTCACCATGaataaaaaactcaatttttaatCATAGTGCTGCAGCTCCAAACATTGCTATTAGTAGGATAAGGCTTTTGTTGTTGTAATAATGTAGCCGACCTCACTTTGCTTCAAATTCGTCTTTATTTCTCCCCCATTACTGGTCAGATTTTGTTGCCCTTTGTGGTTAACTGGCAATTAACCccgttttctttgaaaatggtAATAGCAAAAGATATTGGATGTTGCTTGCTTTTGAGAAATTGTGATCAGAAGCATTGTTCATAAATACCCGTTGCTGGGACAAATTTATAATGACTCACCTGTAGGCTGtatgttattttgtttcttttgaggTTTGATGTGAATTGCCTATTTCTCTTTATTGTGTGTTTTAATGATATGCCCTTTTCCATTGCCCATGAGCATGGATTATCTTTATATGTAATAAATGAAGGCATACATCATGTATGTTGCCGTCTAACTCTCTTAGATGCCCAATACAGATACAACATCCAAGATTTCAACTGAATAGGTTTGATCTTGTGATTACTCCGCGTCATGATTATTTTCCGCTGACTCCTCATGCCCAACGGCAAATACCTTGGTTTCTTCGAAGGTGGGTGACTCCATGGGAACCTCCTGGCCACAATGTGGTAGGTACAGCGGTTGCTTGCGGCTATTGATGTCTCTTCCtaagaaaaacattttatgGCTGTCATGTTTATGTTGAAATACTATAtgtttttatcctttcttgAGGGTCACTGATTTTACATTACTACAGGTCCTCACTGTGGGAGCGCTTCATCAAGCTGATTCCGCTGCTCTTAGGGTTGCAGCTTCTGCCTGGCATAACGAGTTAGCAACTCTGCCAAAGCCCTTGCTTGTGGTTAATGTTGGGGGACCTACTGGtattttattttgcattaaGAAACTTACAAGTTATAATGCTTTTCCCATTATACTTACAACTTTATCGTGTTAATTAAGATTTGCTGCTATTTGATATATGTAGAAAAATGGTGGTTGTATAAAGTATAAACTTTATCTTGAAAGGTTGAAAATGTGCCTTTGGCTGGGTCCAAAATTCTCATACTGTCGGTTGGTCTTTGTTTCTATTAAGTGTTGTCAATTTCTGTGGGAGAAAATAGAAATCTGGTCAATCATATTTCATTTATGTATTATTGGAAACTCCTTTCTTCCATATCTGATTTATGTATCATTGCAAATTGAAGACACCTTGAAATGACTCTAACGTAATACCTTAATAGCAGGAAAGAAAGTGCATTCCCTACATCCAATGTTGGGCTTGTTTTaaactttcaaatgtttgtatagttcatagatgAAAAATTAACAAAGTGTAGTAggtcaattttgatttttgcatATATCAATACTGACTTGTTTGAAACCTTAAaggatttgaaaatttaaactttcaaatgtttgtatgCCTTACACCAATTATTTTCTTCCTTAAACATTTTATTCCACACGTTACCTTCGATTATATATGCAATATACATTATATGCACAGAAGTTAGTGGATCTTaagtcttttttattattttttggtggGGGTCAGGTAATTGTCCCTATGATGTGGATCTTGTAAAGAAGTTAGTGGTTATGCTTCAGAATGTTCTATGGAGCTGTGGGAGTATCAGGATATCTTTCTCAAGAAGAACTCCTGAGAAGGTATAAAAGATTATGCAATTAGTAAGAATCTTTTTGCCTAAGTCATGTTTTGTTATAATCAGTTTTGACTTCTAACCATGAGCATGCTCCTGGTTGGTCATTTGTCTGCTTTGGTGTTGGCAAGAATTAATGATGTTGCCTGGGGGGATGGTGGCCTCAGTAAGTGTCCTCTATAACTTTCTTTGTCtgttttaataaattcataataTCCATTTGTATTACAGATCTCCAAAATTTTGGTCAAAGAATTTGCCACAAATCCAAAGGTCCAAATATGGGATGGTGAAGGTACTTAGTTTCCATATTCTTAAGAGAAGAAATCTATACTTATTTTTCCCAGTACCAGAGAATACTAGGTGTATTTTTGGTTACATTTAGGTTCAAATCCACATATGGGACATCTGGCCTGGGCTGATGCCTTTGTTATCACTGCTGATTCAGTTAGTATGTTGAGTGAGGCCTGCAGTACTGGGTATGTATGACCAAATTATCAATGATGACAAGCGTCCATCTCACAATAAtaagtagaaaaataaaaatatttcctgTTTAGTGTTTTATTAAAAGGAAATGCATAGTTTCATGACTCTCCCTCTTTTACCACAGGAAGCCTGTGTATGTAATTGGAGCAGAACGGTGTACATGGAAGTTTGCTGACTTCCAAAATTCTTTGCAGAAGCAAGGGGTTGCTCGACCATTCACTGGGAATGAGAATGTGAGTTGCCAACTGTGTTGTAATGTTATGTGTTGGGTTTTATCGGGTGTGTCTAGATTTTGTGCGTTTCTTTCCTTCTTAACTGAATAATGCAGAAGTATAAATATCTATTGATTATATTGCAAAGCTGATTATGTAAATTGGTTTCTTATTCCATGAAACAATCCCACAAATATACGTAGTTAACGTTAGAAGAACTTTACAAATGGCCCTGTGACTTAGTGGAAATAGTTTGTGATCTGCTTTTAGATATAGAAGTCTCTTCTTTGCTACCAGACTGTGTTCCTGTAGTTGTTGCTGGTAGATGTTTTGTTgaacaaatgttaatttttgcttacttttgtttaaaaaattacagaTGACTGCTGAAAGCTGGAGTTATCCTCCACTGAATGACACCGCAGAAGCTGCCAGTCAAGTGGTTGCTGCTCTTGCTCAGCGAGGATGGACTATCCGTGCATAATGGTTTCCTACACCTGATAAGATTCCCTTGGAACTGAtggaatttataaataatacctAATTGAATAGGAAATATTGTCCAAGGTCCACTGGCTTATGCTTAGTTTCAGAGTGCTTGCTAGCTGAGGCCGTTTCGTTCTATTGAAAAAGTCACTACTGATAGTTCTAACAAGGTTGTTATATAGGTGGTGTGAACAATTGGGCTGATTTCACCAATTTTTGTTTGTAAGAGAATTTTGTTGTTTAGCTGTCCCCAGTAATTTTTGGATCTCTCCTTTTCCTACTTACTGTTATTGTTATGAGCTTTGGAATAATGTGTGCTGCATAACATTTAGGCATGCAGAACTGAATCACACATCTCATatcatgttttttaattttatttttttcagtaGAGGAACACTATGATAATGaaaagagtaaattacacttgcattttgtgtttttttcaaattgtaCCCGACACTCCTTCTTTTTTGCACCCTATAAAAATTCCTTAATTGTATAACTCACATTACACCCAGACTCTTTTCCTTCTAAACACCTttcaataatttaacaaaaaataggtGCATGCTTGTTACAtgacttttaatgaaaatttatgtataaaatatcTTCAATAATCTAACTTGCAtctcctttgtttttttcaaattgtaCTCGATATTCCTCTTTTTTTGCACCGTACAAAGAACCTTTTAATTGTTTAGCTCACATTGCACCTAGATCTCTTACTTCCTAAACAccgtttaataatttaacacaGTAGGTACATGCTGGTcatatgatttttaatgaaaatttatgtttaaaatatcattatctTCTTTCTCTTGATACCCTTaggcaaaaaaaatttaatacttttttttttcttttttctccaatTGGACATGAAcctaattttttgttggacGTGAATTCACCTTGTTGGTACGCATGTGTTAAcactcttttcttcttctttttttaagttcaatttttttgtgcGTGTTGGGTTGTTTGGTTGTTGCATTTTTGTTGGACATGTTCCTAGCTATGCCTATTGATTGAATATGATCTTTTACTTCAgattttagtgtttcactcctgtatttgtatttttaactcctttctttgaaatatttattttttacggttaagttttttatataatgttttAATCAAGGGTTGCATCTTCTTCAAGTGTTAACAACAATGAAGTAAGAGTCAAATATTAAAGGAGAAACTGTTATTACCTTGTTATTAAGTATTTAACAAAAatgttaaagataattttgtttacaagaaaagagaggtaaaaataatataaaaaaaagggtaTTGGATGTCATTTGAGAAAAACACAAGGGGTATGAATCTAATAAAGatgtaagaataattttatctattcatatattttaattgacgTTAGTTAacagaaagaaagaataaaagtaatataaaaaaagaaagtggtATCAGgtgtaatttaagaaaaaaaattatattaaatgagaTAGATTTGCTCcactttttgttgtttatttatttcttatcctAGGCTCTCCTGATAGCCATATGTTCTTTGTTCATGCTTCCGATGTATGGTAGGATAATCTATTTGTTTGTGTTGTATAACAAAAGTAAGTTATAGCTTACAACTTACTTTTAGCAAAAGCAAATAGATTGATTATGAATCATAACATACATATAATTACTTATTAGatccaaaaaatgaaaattaaacgaATATGCTTTGAAGAAAAGGAAAGCAGGTAAAATAATTAGtctacaatataaaaaaattcacttaaaaGTGTCTGCTTAAATACTATCTTGATACGCGTCAGGCAGGTTTCCTAATTCCCTATATTAACgtgtatcaaatatttttttcatcccaaatcttttttttatcttccaaTATTTCAGCATTAGAATTTGATTGGCTTGATATTAATTCAACATACAATAACCTTTTTGTAGATGAACTATTTATATGACTATCCTTGTGTATAATTTTTCCAAATATAtatgactaaaatatatttttattcttccaagttccaagtgtattttattttagattttaatatgttattctTTTTATGATATCATTGTTAGAAGTTAGTCTTATTATTCCTACGTGAAATTTTATTCGGAGGATTAAGTATGGATGTTAATCTAATAAATGCacaataaacttaaaaataaataaagaactaTAACTGAAATAGAATATCactatctttataatttatgattgtaCTAGAACAAAAAAATTCCACCCAAAATAGGGGCATTATTGagaattaaaaatgaagttaattTGGCTagtttttttcacaaaatcaatgCATTATCCATTAATCACCATAAGGGttttaagtaaaaatacaattaaatcaGAAAAAGAAATTATCTAGCTCAAATTGAAtaacattgatatttttttggtacatggATCATAACATTGGCCAACTTGATGGGAGCCCACCCCTATTAATAATTCActtacatat harbors:
- the LOC114407230 gene encoding mitochondrial fission protein ELM1-like isoform X1, translating into MPEILDGAIRRAVVIGNGFAGAENQCIGLVRALGFSNRHSLYRVTRPRGGINRWLKWLPVSIHKRLDSVIRMICGKSRFQTPHKIGISNVLDADAHHIATMARETFHKDGPLLVVASGRDTISVASSIKRLAPENVFLVQIQHPRFQLNRFDLVITPRHDYFPLTPHAQRQIPWFLRRWVTPWEPPGHNVVLTVGALHQADSAALRVAASAWHNELATLPKPLLVVNVGGPTGNCPYDVDLVKKLVVMLQNVLWSCGSIRISFSRRTPEKISKILVKEFATNPKVQIWDGEGSNPHMGHLAWADAFVITADSVSMLSEACSTGKPVYVIGAERCTWKFADFQNSLQKQGVARPFTGNENMTAESWSYPPLNDTAEAASQVVAALAQRGWTIRA
- the LOC114407231 gene encoding peptidyl-prolyl cis-trans isomerase CYP18-2, whose product is MWASAEGGAPEVTLETSMGSFTVELYYKHAPRTCRNFIELSRRGYYDNVKFHRIIKDFIVQGGDPTGTGRGGESIYGAKFEDEIKRELKHTGAGILSMANAGPNTNGSQFFITLAPCPSLDGKHTIFGRVCRGMEIIKRLGSVQTDNNDRPIHDVKILRTSVKD
- the LOC114407230 gene encoding mitochondrial fission protein ELM1-like isoform X2 → MPEILDGAIRRAVVIGNGFAGAENQCIGLVRALGFSNRHSLYRVTRPRGGINRWLKWLPVSIHKRLDSVIRMICGKSRFQTPHKIGISNVLDADAHHIATMARETFHKDGPLLVVASGRDTISVASSIKRCPIQIQHPRFQLNRFDLVITPRHDYFPLTPHAQRQIPWFLRRWVTPWEPPGHNVVLTVGALHQADSAALRVAASAWHNELATLPKPLLVVNVGGPTGNCPYDVDLVKKLVVMLQNVLWSCGSIRISFSRRTPEKISKILVKEFATNPKVQIWDGEGSNPHMGHLAWADAFVITADSVSMLSEACSTGKPVYVIGAERCTWKFADFQNSLQKQGVARPFTGNENMTAESWSYPPLNDTAEAASQVVAALAQRGWTIRA